The nucleotide sequence CCCGGCCCTGTAGGCCGGTTTAACTGAACCGAGGTTTGTCAACGGATCGGCGGCTGGAGATTGTAGATCTCCAGCCGCCGTTTTTTAGGGGTAATAAAGGAGAAACTTTTGAGTGATTTCACCCGTCTTAGGTGATGGCTTCTATGTGCCTTGTGCTGGGGTTGCCTGGGGCGATGTGTTTTTCAGGCCAAGGAATTTGTGCTCGATCAGGCCGGCGAGAAAGTATCCTCCAAACGCAGCAAGCATAGAGATGAGGAATGGGTAAGGATATTCGTATTTTGCTGCGGCGAGGTAAACTAAAAGACCCGCTCCCAAAGACGTGAGTGCTGCGGCTGAACCGCCAAAGTTCGAAAAGAGAGCCATGACCATGATGACGAAAACACCGGTGCTGCCCATGGCGGAGGCTTCGTGGACAAGTTCGAAAACGGATTCCGCACCTAAGGCCAGCCACGCTGCGATCAGGCCGCTTACCACGACCATGATACGGGCGGAGAGAATCTTTCCGCGTTCTTCAATGCCTGGCACCAAGGGGACTATGAGATTGTGCGAGACAAGAGCAGAGGCAGAAAGCAGCGTGGAATCTACCGTGGACAGAATGGCGGAGACCAAGGCGCCGCTGAAGATGACATACATGAAAGTGTTCAGATGCTCCTTCGCCAAGGTGGGCAGGACGTGCTCCGGGTTTTCGATGCCAGGCATCATCTTGAACGCAAGCAGACCGAGGATGGCGGGGATCAATCCAACCAGGATGTAAATGCCACCGCCGATGAGAGCGGATTTGCGGGCGACTTCAGGGGAACGAGTCGCGATGACACGACCGATAAGTTCCTGGGCTACGACGGAGCCGCAGATGGGGACCATCCACTGCTCAAGCTGTTCCAAGAGACCTCCGTTACCGTGGAATGGATTAAGGCGCTCGGGTTCGATCTCGCGGATCGCGCCAGACAGGTCCGGGATCTGTGCGAGGACGATGATGAAGATGACGACAAGGCTGAAAATGATGATGATGCCCTGGACGAGATCAGTCATGACATCTGCCTTCAACCCGCCGGTGACGGTATAGACGATGGTGACACCAGTCGCGATGAGGATGGCGATATCCACACTGACGGATCCGTTGGAGATGTTGCTGATGACCTCACCGAAGGCGCGCACTTGTGCCGCGGCCCAGATGATGGAGGTGGGCGCGATGAGGAGGACGGAGGCGCGCTCCACGGTGACGGAATAGCGCTGGCGGAACAGGTCGATGAGCGTGGTAAGCTGGCGTTTCCACAGAGGGACGGCAAAAACGAATCCCAGAAAAAGAATGCAAAGGCCATAACCGAAGGGGTCTGCTGCGCCGCCTGAGAAGCCTTGTTCATAAAACATGCCGGCCGAGCTGATGCACGTTTCCGCGCCGAACCAGGTGGCAAAAATGCTGAACGTGGCGAGGCCCAAGCCAAGGCTACGACCGGCGAGGAGATAGTCTTCTTCGCTGTCGATATTGCGCGAGACCATGAGGCCGATCGCTAGTTGGATGAGGACGTAAACCAGCACCCCTGTGAGTATCCAGTTCATGGCGCGTGACATCACGGCAAGTGGCCGGAGATGTCAATGTGGAGTTTGGATACAGGGGAAAGAATTTTTGTAATCGGTGGGTTTCCCGTTCACGCTCACACGATGAAATCGCGAAACCAGTTTTCAGGTTCGGCGCGATAGATGCGTTCTTCACCCTGCCATTGGAAGCGCAATTCACCGGCATGCAAGGCCTGGCAATGGAGGATCAGCCGTTGGCGCTGTTCCTCTGTGAGGCGACTTTCTACAAGGGCTAGATAAAGCGTTTCATCACCGCCATAGATTTTATCACCCACGATCGGGTGCCCGATGTGGGAGAGGTGGATGCGGATCTGGTGCTTGCGACCGGTGAGCAGTTCCACTTCAAGCAACGAGAAATCTCCTTCTGTGCGCGTGAAACGTTTCAGCACTTTGTAAACCGTCTGGGAATTGGCACCGTCTGGTCGTACACAGTCTTTGATCGCCACGATGCTCTTCTCGTCTTTACCCAAAGGCGCATCGATCAACCCGCCATCTGTGGCCACATGTCCATGGACGATGGTCTGATAAATCTTTCGCACCTCGCGACTCTCCCATTTTTTGCGAAGTTGCTTGGCGGCTTCATCCGTCTTGGCCACGAGGACCAGGCCGCTCGTCTCACGGTCCAGCCGGTTGATGAGGTGTGGGTTGATGCTTTCGCCCAAATGGATGCGCACCCGGCTGATGAGGCTGGAGTAGATATCGCCCTTGGTCGGATGACAGACGAGGTCTGCGGGCTTGTTGATGACGAGGAATTCGTCATCCTCATGGATGACTTCAAAAAGGCGGGATGGAAGCGTGGTGTTCAATTAGCCTCCCTTCGCGCTGCAAAGGCTTGCGATTGAGCAGCATGGCGCAGGCACTCTGCTGAAAAATCATTCAGAGTTCTCAAAGGACGAAAGCTTTTGCTTCTGCGGCTTGTCACAAGGGCGGATGTGCGTATCATCCGCGCGAGTGAAAGAAAAGTGGAATGTCGTGTTGCCGGTCCTGTTGCTGATCGCGTTTGCGGTTACGCGCTGGCCCGACTTCATGCCGGCGAACTTCAGCGCGGCCTATGCGCTGGCGTTCTGTGCAGGGGCTTACTTCCCCACGCGTTATGTCTTGTGGGTGCCTTTTGCGCTGATGCTGGGCAGCGATATGATCATCAACATCTTCTACTATAAGGTCGCTCCGATCGGTGGTTACATGGCGGTGAGTTATTCGCTTTATGCGTTGCTCATCGTGTTGGGGCGTCAGTTTGGTCCGAAGGCGAGTTTCTTGAAACTCTTAAGTGGTGGTATCCTGGGTGCGTTTCTGTTTTACCTCGTCTCCAACACGTTCGCGTGGATCAGCAACCCGGCTTATCTGAAGACGTTGGATGGCTGGATCAAGGCGTTGACCGTGGGTGTGGACGGGTTTCCGCCTACCTTGATGTTCTTGAAGAATACTCTGATGAGTGGCGGACTTTTCACAGGCCTCTTCGTCGGTGCGATGAAGCTGGCGGAGAAGGAAGCCGAGGCGACAGAGCCGGAGCCGAAAGAACAGGAAGAGCCGGAAGAATCGGAAGGCGCGGAAAAGCCTGAGGGTGAAGAAGCGAAGGCGTGAGGGTAGCCGCCGAAATGATGAGGCGGAACTTGCTTGATCAAGAATAGTTAGTTCTGCCTCCTCACGTCGCCAGCTACGAATAAACTAATGAAAATCGGCCTTATCTCAGACACGCATGGGTACCTGGACCCGCGAGTGCCGGAGATTTTTGAAGGGGTTGAGCATATCTTGCACGCGGGGGATATCGGTTATGCCTCCATCATTTTAGAGCTTGAACGCATCGCTCCGGTCACGGCGGTCTTGGGGAATAATGATTTCGGGATGGAGTATCGGGAGACGGAGGTGGTCGAGCTTGGCGGGTGCAAGTTTCTGATTCACCACATCGTTGAGCCGCGCCGCCTGACAGACTCGTTGAAAAGCCGGATCAAGCATGCGGCTCCTCAAGTCGTCATGTTTGGTCACACGCATAAAATGTTTAATGATGTGATCGATGGTGTTCACTTCCTCAATCCCGGCTACTCGGGCAAGCAGCGGTTCAAGCTGGAGCGGTCGGTGGCGATTTTGCATCTGGAGGAGGGAGAGCGGCGGGTGGAGTTTGTGGTGCTTTGAGGGGTGGTATTCCAAGGCTTGGGATTTTGTGTAATTGCCGGCCAAGCTCAATGATGGAAACCTGATGGTCATCAACCATGTGGTTCATCTTGGAAATCATTTTAGCAGTTGGCTACTGGGTGTGGGAAATCGGCTTTTTCCCCCGCTTCTACGCGGTGTTGTTCACGGTTTTGTCAGCTGCGGTCACCGGAGATACGCTCTTGCGGGACGATAGCGGGTGGCGGGCGTTGGGTGCGCCCATGGTAGTCGCTGGTGTCATTGCCGGGGTGATATGGGAGTGGCGATATCGGCGGGAAAGAGATTACAACCCGCCGATAAAGACATTGAACGGAAAAGTGAACTGATCTAAGCCGCTTAGGTTCGGCGTGGAAGCCATCCTTACTTAGATTTCAGGCAAGGCGTTACGTTGGATTACATTTTTTCAGCAGCAGAAATCTCCGCCGAGGATGTAAAGTAGGAGCAGCAAACCGGGGCCTTTGAAAAGGAATACTAACAGCCCGATGGCCATGAACGGGATGGCGAGGTAGGCGGCGGTTTTGAAGATGGGAAATGACTCTTCTGCTTCGTGTTCGTTTGCTTCGTTGTGTGTTGGATTGTCCATGGCGCAACAACTTATCTGCTGTTCTCACCATGCGTTAATTGATAAAACTTCTGCAGCCATCGGTTTAATCAATCATGAACATCCATCATCTTGAGCTGTTTTATTATGTGGCGAAGCATGGCGGCATCATGAACGCGGTGCGGCACATCCCGTATGGCATCCAGCAACCGGCGGTGAGCAGCCAGATACTTCAATTGGAGGCGGATCTGGGACAGTCACTTTTTCAACGCCGACCATTCCAGCTCACTTCGGCAGGGGAGGAGCTTTACGGATTCATTAAACCTTTCTTTGAGAACATCGGGCCGGTGACGGAGAAGTTGCGGGGTGGGGCGACACAGTTGGTGCGCATCGCGGCATCATCCATGGTCTTGCGCGATCATTTGCCAGCGGTGTTGGCGCGAGTGAGGAAACAGTTCCCGCGTTTACGGTTCACGCTGGTGGAGGCGACCTTGGTGCAGGTGGAGCAGGGTTTTGCGAAACAGGACTTTGATCTGGCGGTGACGGTCACTACGGGGAAGCTGCCATCAGGTTTGCACGCGATGGAGTTGATCGAATTGCCGCTGGTGTTGCTGGTGCCGGATGATTGGAAGCTGAAGTCCGCAGAGGATTTGTGGAAGCAGGGTTACATCAGCGAGACGCTGATCTGTCCGCCAGCTTCGGAGCCGTTGACCATCGCATTGCGGCAGGGATTGGCGAAACGGAAGGTGGATTGGCCGACGGGCATCGAAGTGACCTCGCTCGAACTGCTGCATACTTACGTGGCACATGGATTTGGTCTGGGCGTGTCGTTGAGGGTGCCGAAGGGCCAGCTTCCCAAGAGTGTGCGGATGCTGCCGATGGAAGGATTTCCGGTCATCAATATCTCAACGGTTTGGCAGGGGACGGCGGGGCCAGTGACGCGGATCATGCTGGAGGAGATCAAGAAACAGGCGGCGAGTTTAGTCGGGAAGTGAAACGGCAGACGTGGTTGGAAGGTGATTACAAAATTATTCGGACAATGACTGGTTGATTTTTTGAGGGGTGTGTTAGGTTGTTTCTATAGCGAGGAGCAAATGAGCAGGGTTCGACACTTATCTGCAGTTTCCAGATCATGCTGGGTCTTCATGGCGATCCTGATTGCTACACTTCGAGCAGGTGCCTGTGTGTGGGATTCGGATTCTTTGACATGGGAGAAATGGATGAATCCAAAACTGGCCGATGTCATCCTGAACCCGCGGCAGCCAAAGATGGACAGGAAGGCGTTGGAGTCAAGGGTGGCAAAGTTGCTAGCACATCGTGAAGAATCAAAGGAGGCGTGGTGGAATGAACTGGCCGGTGCGTATATTAGGTTGGGGCAATCTGAGAAGGCTATCACGCTTCTGGAACCGGTGGTCGACCGTTTTGAGAATGACTACGCGATCCACGCCAATCTGGGTACGGCGTATCATATGGCGGGGCGATATGTTGAGGCGGAGAAACACATCGCGCGCGATCTGGAACTGAATCCTGAGGGGCATTTCGGATTGGAGAAGTATCATCTGGCGTTGTTGCAGTATCTGACGCAGTCGAAGGAATACCAGAGCCGGCATCTGTTTGTGGATGAGCTGTCTTTAAAATTTTTACGCCCTTCCATTTTATTTGGGACTGGATGGAATGAAAAAATGAGCAGGGAGGAAATAGAGAAAGAAATCGAGGCAATCTCCGCTTCCAAAGGCGATCTTAAAGGGAGATGGATATTTGACTTGGCGTCACTTAAAAACCGGCTGGATTTGCCTCCTAACTATAGAAAACAATGGAACTTGGAGATGCATGAAAAGCTGGAAGATGGGGTGATCTACATGGCCACATTGAATCCGCAAGAGCCTGCCTGCTGGACGATGCTGGGCGTGGTAGCGCTCAAGAAACGTGATCTGAATCTGTCAGCAGCAGCTTTTGAGAAAGCGGTGGCTTTGGATTCACCGATGAAAGAACTGTTACAGGTGAAGATATCTGCCATCAGAGAACACATTAAAGAGGCCAGACAGCATCAGTGGCCGTTGCAATTGATCGGGCTGTTATTGATCGGATTGCTATGTGTGCTGGTGTTCAAGGTGATACAGAATCTGCGGACATACATGGCCAGACGGAAAACAGCATCTGCATAAGGTCAATGGTTCCTGCCAAATACATGGAGTATTTATGCGATTGAAGCATTTGCCGCGAAATGTGTGGTTACCGTTTCTTCTGTTGCTTGTAGCAGTATGCTTTGTTGTCACGGCTCATGCCTGCATCTGGGATGGGGATACGCTGGCGGATGATATCAAAAAGAGTCCCAAGCTGGCCGATGCCATCTTGAATCCAAGACCACCGCAGGTGGATCGAGCGAAGCTGACGGCGCGGTTGAATGAGCTGTTGGGTGATCGGAAGGAGAATGATCCGGAGTGGTGGAATAATGTGGCGGGGACGTATCTGCGACTGGGGCAGGAGGAGGAGGCAGTTAAATTGTTGGAGCCGGTGGTGAGCCGGTTTGAGAACAATTACGGCATCCATGCAAACTTAGGCACGGCGTATCACCTTCTTGGCCGGTATGCGGAGGCGGAGAAGCATATCGCGCGTGATCTGGAGCTGAACCCTGACGCGCATTTTGGGTTGGAGAAGTATCATCTGGCGTTGTTGCAATATCTGACGAAGTCGAAGGATTATCAGGCGAGGCATGTGTATGTAGATGAATTCACTGCTCCACTTTTCGACATACCCGACATCAACCAACCACAGCCCTATGCGCTCAGCTACGTCAGGGACACCAATCAATCGCCTGTGCAATTAACGGCAGCCTTGCAGGTGATCAAAGGGAACAGCAGGGCCGATCAAGAAGCCAAGGCACGCCTGCTTTTGAAGCTGGCCGCGTGGGATGATCCACCGGCATACGCACCAGAGCCAAAACCGCGCTATGTAAGCCCGGCTCCTTACGATGTCTCTAAGCACTCTGCTGCGGAAGCGGCTCGCGGTAAATTCGAACTGGCCGAAGATGAGAAATTTCAGGAAGGAGTCATCTATATGGCGATGCTCAATCCGGATGAGCCGGCATGTATGACGATGCTGGGAATGGCGGCCTTAAAATCAGGCGATCTCAATCTTGCCCAGAAAGCTTTTGAGAAAGCGATCACCATGGGCAGCCCCATGAAGGATGTATTGGAATTGAAGATTCTCAAGATCCAAACGCACATCCAAGAATCGAAAGCAGTTTCAACCAAGATAAAATGGTTCATTCTGACGGTGATCGGTGTGCTATGTATAGGTCTTTGGATTTTGGTGGTGATAGTAAAGAAGCTGAAACGAAAGGTGAACCTAAAGCAGACTGCCAGTGCGATGATGCTGGTCCTCTTTTGGCAATGCGCATCCCCAGTTCACGCGTGCATCTGGGATGGGGATACGCTGGAGGATGATGTCAGGAAGAACCCCACATTGGCCGATGCCATCTTGAATCCAAAGCCACCACAGGTGGATCGAACTAAGCTGATGGCGCGGTTGAGTGAGCTGTCGGGTGATCGGAAAGAGAATGATCCGGAGTGGTGGAATAATGTGGCGGGAACGTATCTGCGGCTAGGACAGGCGGCGGAGGCGGTGAAGTTGTTGGAACCAGTGGTGAGTCGGTTTGAAAATAACTACGGCATCCACGCTAACTTGGGCACGGCGTATCATCTGCTGGGCCGATATGCGGAGGCGGAGAAGCACATTGCGCGTGATTTGGAGCTGAACCCGGACGCGCATTTTGGGTTGGAGAAGTTTCATCTGGCGCTCCTGCAATATCTGGCGAAACCGAAGGAGTATCAGTCGCGGCATTTATATGTGGATGAGTTTACGGAAGTAGTTTTTGACAAGTATGGGGTGGTGCGGATCAGGCCTATGCCATTGGAGCGTTCGGGTATGTCCGGTGCATCTGCTCCCATAGCCGAACTGGAAGCGGAGTTGCAGGCTATGATCAAGAAAGGGGAGTCGGGGGAGAAGCTAGTCGCATTGCTTCAACAGTTGGCAATGACCGATGAACTCCCAGCATACGCTGCCAAATATGATTTGGCAAAAGACCCGAAGTTTCAGGAAGGAGTCATTTATATGGCCACCTTAAACCCTAAGGAACCCGCCTGCATGGCTATGCTAGGAATGGCTGCTTTATACAATCAGGATTTAAATCTGGCTAAGAAGGCTTTTGAGCGTGCTATTGCCATGGGCAGCCCGATGGAGCCGGTGTTGAAATTCAAGATTGAGCAAATTGTGGAGCATCTCAAAGAAGCAGATGGTCGTTCAAGTCCGCCAGACGCGATATCCGTGCTCCTTGCAATTGGGGTCATGGGGCTCGCTGGAATTATCTTTTTGATAGCAGCGATAATGTTGGGCCGGAAACTTTGGAGGAAAGCCCAGCTGGCCGGGCAGTGAGTTTATTTTGTTGTTCCAGAGGTTGTTTTGAACAGGAAGGTAGTGAATGTAATTTGGGAGCCGGTTTTATTGTGAGTGCGGCGGTGAAGGCCGAGGTTAGGGCAAAGCGGCAGCTTTGCCTCACCCTGAGCAGGGAACTGGCGTTGACGCCAACGCTAAGGTTCAGTAGCTCATGACAGGTGCCGGAAGAGGCGGCTAGTTGAACACGCTATGGCTTATTAGCCGCCACAGGCACTGGCCACAGGTCTGAATCTGTGTGCGCTTGGGCCATCAGCTCGGAAATCTTTTTCACTTCCTCGGGATGTTGGGCGGCGATGTCCTTCTTCTCCTGAGGGTCTTGCTTGAGATTGTAGAGTTCCATGGGCTTGCCGTGCGGGCGGATGGCTTTCCAATCGCCCGTGCGCAAAGCTTGTGCGAAGCCGTTATTGTGCAGTTCCCAGTAGAGATACTCCGCAGGCTCCATGGCTTTGCCTTTCAAGGCGGGAACCAATGAACGGCCATCGACGCTTCCGCTGGTTGCGCCGGTCAGATCAGCCACGGTGGGGAGGATGTCCCACATGGCGCAGGGGGTATCTACGACATTGCTGGCGGCGATTTTGCCGGGTGCCCAGACGATGAGGGGCACGCGCAAACCGCCTTCATAGAGGTCACCTCGTTGGCCGCGCAGGCCACCGGTGGCGTTGAAGAAGGCGGGATCGGAGCCGCCTGCGCGCCACGGGCCGTTGTCACTGGTGAAGATGAGGACGGTGTTGGTATCGACTTTGGATTTGACCAATTGATCCATCAGACGGCCCACGTGGGTGTCGAGACGCGTGATCATGGCAGCGCGGTTTTTTTCTGTCTGCGGCCAGCGTTCATCGGTGTAAGGCTCGTCACTGGGGATTTCCATGCCGTTACCGGTGGCTCGACCGAGATCGGCATTTGCGCGGGGCAGTTGTGAAGCGAAGTAGAGGAAAAAACGGCGGTCCGGAAGTTGCGGCGTGCGGCTGTTCAAATGGATGAGCCGGTTGGCGTTGGTCGTCAGCATGTCGGGAGCGTAAAGGCCTTTTGCGCCGTTTTTGTTTTCATCGATCACCACAACGGAACCGTTTTTGAAAACCACGGGGGGGTAATACATTTGAGCGAGGCTGCCGGTGAGGAAGCCCACCCAGTTTTGAAATCCCTGATTGTTGGGTGTGCCGGAGGTGCCGAGATCGCCCATATCCCACTTGCCTGCTGCAGCGGTGTTATAACCGTTTTTTTGAAGCACTTCGGCGATGGTGACATCGCTGTTCAAAAGTGAGTTCGCGATGGGGGAGATGCCCCGGATGCTGGTGTGACCGGTGTGGCGACCGGTCATCAAGGCGGCGCGGGAGGAGCTGCCCAGTGGGCTGCCGGCGTAGAATTGGGTGAAGCGGGTGCCTTCTTTGGCAAGGCGGTCCAGATTCGGGGTCTTGACCTTGGTTTGTCCGTAGCAGCCCAGGTCGCCATAGCCGAGATCGTCCGCCACGATGAGGAGCACATTGGGGCGATCTGGCTGCGCAGGAGCGGGGGCCAGAGGTTGAGCAATAGAAATACCGGCACTGCCCAGCATGAGTGCGAGCAGAAGCAGGCGTACGGTCTGAGGGAACAACAGCATGGGCGTAATCTCACGCAACAGGCGTGATTCGTCCAGTCCGTCTTGCGAAGAGAACTTGCCTTGTGAACTGGTCCGAGTGATGCAAGTATTGGGCGGTTGTGAATGTGACAATATTGGCGGATTACCTGAACCGGGTGCCGAAACGGTTCCGGGTGGTCTTGCAGACATGTATTTACGGACTGGTTGCCGGATTGGCCGCGGTAGCGTTTCACCTAGGTATCCATTGGTTCTATAAACTTACTTTTGTGGAGCTGGCCCAACGTTCCAAGGGCGAGTTTCTCGTCGGCAGCCTGATAGTGATCTTATCCACCTCTTTGCTGGCGGGCTGGCTGTTGACCTACTTTTGTCGGCAAGCAGCGGGCAGCGGCATTCCCCAGGTGAAACTTTCTTTCTGGAAGGAATTTGGCCATATCCCGTGGCGGGTGGTGTGGGTGAAGTTTGTGGCTGGCATCTTGAGTATCGGTGGCGGGTCCAGCTTGGGGCGTGAAGGTCCTAGTGTGCAGATCGCGGGTGGACTGGCCTCAAACGTGGCCGGGCTGCTGGGCGAGGCCAAGCAAAAGCGGCGCCTCGCGTGTGTGGCCGGTGCCGCCGCCGGTCTGGCGGCGGCGTTCAATACGCCTTTGGCCGCGATCACCTTCGTGCTGGAAGAGATCATCGCGGACCTGAACAGCCGGTATCTTGGTTCTGTGTTGCTGGCTTCGGTGATCGGGGCCTTGGTGGCACATGGTTTGATCGGCAAACAACCGGCCTTTGAACTCGGTGATGTGGCCGCACCGAATTGGGTGGTGTATCTGATGATCCCGCTCGTATCCGCTGCGGCGGCTATCATCGGCGTCATTTTTCAACGGTCCTCGCTGGGCTTGCGCGCCCGCGCGCGGAGTTGGACGGGCATTCCCGCCTGGCTCCTGCCTGCTTTCGGAGCGGTCATCACGTGGGCGATCGGCTGTGCCATCTGGTGGCATACCGGGCGACTGGGGGTGTTCAGCGTGGGATATGACGATCTATCCGCCGCGCTCAATCATCAATTAGGCTGGAAGATCGCGGCGGTTCTGCTGGTGGGGAAATTGATCGCCACCATCTGTTGCTACGGCATGGGTGGTTGCGGTGGGATATTTTCTCCCACTTTGTTTCTGGGCGGCATGACCGGTGTGTTGCTCGCGGGACTATTCGGCATGGCCACACCTTTGGCCCCCACGGATGTTGTGGTGCTGGCGGTGGTGGGCATGAGCGCCACCTTGGGCGGAGTCGTGCGTGCGCCGGTCACGGGCATTCTCATCGCATTTGAGATGACGCATGAGTTCGCCTTGGTGCCCGCCCTGA is from Verrucomicrobiia bacterium and encodes:
- a CDS encoding sodium:solute symporter family protein, translating into MNWILTGVLVYVLIQLAIGLMVSRNIDSEEDYLLAGRSLGLGLATFSIFATWFGAETCISSAGMFYEQGFSGGAADPFGYGLCILFLGFVFAVPLWKRQLTTLIDLFRQRYSVTVERASVLLIAPTSIIWAAAQVRAFGEVISNISNGSVSVDIAILIATGVTIVYTVTGGLKADVMTDLVQGIIIIFSLVVIFIIVLAQIPDLSGAIREIEPERLNPFHGNGGLLEQLEQWMVPICGSVVAQELIGRVIATRSPEVARKSALIGGGIYILVGLIPAILGLLAFKMMPGIENPEHVLPTLAKEHLNTFMYVIFSGALVSAILSTVDSTLLSASALVSHNLIVPLVPGIEERGKILSARIMVVVSGLIAAWLALGAESVFELVHEASAMGSTGVFVIMVMALFSNFGGSAAALTSLGAGLLVYLAAAKYEYPYPFLISMLAAFGGYFLAGLIEHKFLGLKNTSPQATPAQGT
- a CDS encoding RluA family pseudouridine synthase → MNTTLPSRLFEVIHEDDEFLVINKPADLVCHPTKGDIYSSLISRVRIHLGESINPHLINRLDRETSGLVLVAKTDEAAKQLRKKWESREVRKIYQTIVHGHVATDGGLIDAPLGKDEKSIVAIKDCVRPDGANSQTVYKVLKRFTRTEGDFSLLEVELLTGRKHQIRIHLSHIGHPIVGDKIYGGDETLYLALVESRLTEEQRQRLILHCQALHAGELRFQWQGEERIYRAEPENWFRDFIV
- a CDS encoding DUF6580 family putative transport protein; the protein is MKEKWNVVLPVLLLIAFAVTRWPDFMPANFSAAYALAFCAGAYFPTRYVLWVPFALMLGSDMIINIFYYKVAPIGGYMAVSYSLYALLIVLGRQFGPKASFLKLLSGGILGAFLFYLVSNTFAWISNPAYLKTLDGWIKALTVGVDGFPPTLMFLKNTLMSGGLFTGLFVGAMKLAEKEAEATEPEPKEQEEPEESEGAEKPEGEEAKA
- a CDS encoding metallophosphoesterase family protein encodes the protein MKIGLISDTHGYLDPRVPEIFEGVEHILHAGDIGYASIILELERIAPVTAVLGNNDFGMEYRETEVVELGGCKFLIHHIVEPRRLTDSLKSRIKHAAPQVVMFGHTHKMFNDVIDGVHFLNPGYSGKQRFKLERSVAILHLEEGERRVEFVVL
- a CDS encoding LysR family transcriptional regulator; protein product: MNIHHLELFYYVAKHGGIMNAVRHIPYGIQQPAVSSQILQLEADLGQSLFQRRPFQLTSAGEELYGFIKPFFENIGPVTEKLRGGATQLVRIAASSMVLRDHLPAVLARVRKQFPRLRFTLVEATLVQVEQGFAKQDFDLAVTVTTGKLPSGLHAMELIELPLVLLVPDDWKLKSAEDLWKQGYISETLICPPASEPLTIALRQGLAKRKVDWPTGIEVTSLELLHTYVAHGFGLGVSLRVPKGQLPKSVRMLPMEGFPVINISTVWQGTAGPVTRIMLEEIKKQAASLVGK
- a CDS encoding tetratricopeptide repeat protein — its product is MNPKLADVILNPRQPKMDRKALESRVAKLLAHREESKEAWWNELAGAYIRLGQSEKAITLLEPVVDRFENDYAIHANLGTAYHMAGRYVEAEKHIARDLELNPEGHFGLEKYHLALLQYLTQSKEYQSRHLFVDELSLKFLRPSILFGTGWNEKMSREEIEKEIEAISASKGDLKGRWIFDLASLKNRLDLPPNYRKQWNLEMHEKLEDGVIYMATLNPQEPACWTMLGVVALKKRDLNLSAAAFEKAVALDSPMKELLQVKISAIREHIKEARQHQWPLQLIGLLLIGLLCVLVFKVIQNLRTYMARRKTASA
- a CDS encoding tetratricopeptide repeat protein produces the protein MRLKHLPRNVWLPFLLLLVAVCFVVTAHACIWDGDTLADDIKKSPKLADAILNPRPPQVDRAKLTARLNELLGDRKENDPEWWNNVAGTYLRLGQEEEAVKLLEPVVSRFENNYGIHANLGTAYHLLGRYAEAEKHIARDLELNPDAHFGLEKYHLALLQYLTKSKDYQARHVYVDEFTAPLFDIPDINQPQPYALSYVRDTNQSPVQLTAALQVIKGNSRADQEAKARLLLKLAAWDDPPAYAPEPKPRYVSPAPYDVSKHSAAEAARGKFELAEDEKFQEGVIYMAMLNPDEPACMTMLGMAALKSGDLNLAQKAFEKAITMGSPMKDVLELKILKIQTHIQESKAVSTKIKWFILTVIGVLCIGLWILVVIVKKLKRKVNLKQTASAMMLVLFWQCASPVHACIWDGDTLEDDVRKNPTLADAILNPKPPQVDRTKLMARLSELSGDRKENDPEWWNNVAGTYLRLGQAAEAVKLLEPVVSRFENNYGIHANLGTAYHLLGRYAEAEKHIARDLELNPDAHFGLEKFHLALLQYLAKPKEYQSRHLYVDEFTEVVFDKYGVVRIRPMPLERSGMSGASAPIAELEAELQAMIKKGESGEKLVALLQQLAMTDELPAYAAKYDLAKDPKFQEGVIYMATLNPKEPACMAMLGMAALYNQDLNLAKKAFERAIAMGSPMEPVLKFKIEQIVEHLKEADGRSSPPDAISVLLAIGVMGLAGIIFLIAAIMLGRKLWRKAQLAGQ
- a CDS encoding arylsulfatase, translated to MLLFPQTVRLLLLALMLGSAGISIAQPLAPAPAQPDRPNVLLIVADDLGYGDLGCYGQTKVKTPNLDRLAKEGTRFTQFYAGSPLGSSSRAALMTGRHTGHTSIRGISPIANSLLNSDVTIAEVLQKNGYNTAAAGKWDMGDLGTSGTPNNQGFQNWVGFLTGSLAQMYYPPVVFKNGSVVVIDENKNGAKGLYAPDMLTTNANRLIHLNSRTPQLPDRRFFLYFASQLPRANADLGRATGNGMEIPSDEPYTDERWPQTEKNRAAMITRLDTHVGRLMDQLVKSKVDTNTVLIFTSDNGPWRAGGSDPAFFNATGGLRGQRGDLYEGGLRVPLIVWAPGKIAASNVVDTPCAMWDILPTVADLTGATSGSVDGRSLVPALKGKAMEPAEYLYWELHNNGFAQALRTGDWKAIRPHGKPMELYNLKQDPQEKKDIAAQHPEEVKKISELMAQAHTDSDLWPVPVAANKP
- a CDS encoding chloride channel protein; this translates as MNVTILADYLNRVPKRFRVVLQTCIYGLVAGLAAVAFHLGIHWFYKLTFVELAQRSKGEFLVGSLIVILSTSLLAGWLLTYFCRQAAGSGIPQVKLSFWKEFGHIPWRVVWVKFVAGILSIGGGSSLGREGPSVQIAGGLASNVAGLLGEAKQKRRLACVAGAAAGLAAAFNTPLAAITFVLEEIIADLNSRYLGSVLLASVIGALVAHGLIGKQPAFELGDVAAPNWVVYLMIPLVSAAAAIIGVIFQRSSLGLRARARSWTGIPAWLLPAFGAVITWAIGCAIWWHTGRLGVFSVGYDDLSAALNHQLGWKIAAVLLVGKLIATICCYGMGGCGGIFSPTLFLGGMTGVLLAGLFGMATPLAPTDVVVLAVVGMSATLGGVVRAPVTGILIAFEMTHEFALVPALMLGALISGAISRRMTHHNFYDELLKQDGHNIEHVVPPRDLNTWQQLPISSIANFQPVVIKGESREAISGALANYPYNYFPVVEDKRLKGILSRQKGEMALKTGETPILQTAVTCLPTQSIRELQHLLIQSPTGVAVLLDRPEGKVIGLITLHDLLRAEMATAEAGKD